Proteins from a genomic interval of Nostoc sp. TCL240-02:
- the aroQ gene encoding type II 3-dehydroquinate dehydratase: protein MLNSTLQPLSILALHGPNLNLLGQREPGIYGSLTLAEINRLLEEEGFKLQAKVFPLQSNHEGILVDTIHEALGQHQGILINAGAYTHTSVALRDAIAAVNLPTVEVHLSNIYRREDFRHHSYIAPVAIGQISGFGVQSYLLGLQALINHLRKNET, encoded by the coding sequence GTGCTGAATTCGACATTACAACCCTTAAGCATTCTGGCACTGCATGGGCCAAACTTGAATTTGCTAGGACAGCGAGAACCAGGAATTTATGGTTCGTTGACACTAGCTGAAATTAACCGCCTGTTAGAAGAAGAAGGATTCAAGTTACAGGCGAAAGTTTTTCCCTTGCAATCAAATCATGAAGGAATTTTAGTAGATACTATTCATGAGGCATTAGGACAACACCAAGGAATTTTGATTAATGCTGGGGCATATACTCACACAAGTGTGGCATTGCGAGATGCGATCGCAGCTGTTAACTTGCCCACAGTCGAAGTACATCTGAGTAACATATACCGCCGGGAAGATTTTCGCCATCATTCGTACATCGCCCCAGTTGCGATCGGGCAAATAAGTGGTTTTGGTGTTCAAAGTTACTTGTTGGGCTTACAAGCTTTGATAAATCATTTAAGAAAAAATGAAACGTAA
- a CDS encoding ADP-ribosylglycohydrolase family protein translates to MRYSPISRFRGTFLGAFLGENLTSDGKIQSQSYLDLGRMAILGTESLINLGKLDLDDWIARQQQESLHLAATDDISIKIIIATLPVALFFHENPIKLRQNLLRVLKIWEDDPVVRDGTLAVAYAISLALTEKLDPLTLIPQTISFLGETPTSIPKKLLKVQSLLEQGAGLSRAQAESAREEKLSNTIAMAFYCFLSTLEDFRLAVLQAIHNGNSKVQDATSLRSSQATGAITGALSGAYNGISGIPVNWQVLLLQRNSPAWGLTSFSQMLELTDAFVAVWSGVYDIDLNPRELTQGCEEVLLSVYAAPRVIRSR, encoded by the coding sequence ATGCGTTACTCTCCTATAAGTCGATTTAGAGGTACTTTCCTCGGAGCATTTCTGGGGGAAAATTTAACATCTGATGGTAAAATACAGTCTCAGAGTTACCTAGATTTAGGCAGAATGGCGATTCTGGGTACTGAGAGTTTAATTAACTTGGGTAAATTAGATTTAGATGATTGGATAGCGCGTCAGCAGCAAGAATCTCTTCATTTAGCTGCAACTGATGATATATCGATAAAAATAATTATTGCCACACTACCAGTAGCACTTTTTTTTCACGAAAATCCGATTAAGTTGCGACAAAACTTGCTGCGTGTACTTAAAATCTGGGAGGATGATCCAGTCGTAAGGGATGGAACACTCGCGGTAGCTTATGCGATATCTCTTGCTCTAACTGAAAAGCTCGACCCTCTAACCCTCATCCCACAAACAATTTCTTTTCTTGGTGAAACACCGACATCGATACCAAAAAAATTATTAAAAGTCCAGAGTTTATTAGAGCAAGGGGCGGGATTGTCAAGGGCGCAAGCTGAGTCTGCTAGGGAAGAAAAACTCAGTAACACTATTGCTATGGCATTTTACTGCTTTTTGAGTACTTTAGAAGACTTTCGCCTTGCAGTTTTGCAGGCTATTCACAATGGCAATTCTAAAGTGCAAGATGCTACATCTCTAAGAAGCTCACAGGCTACAGGTGCAATTACTGGTGCTTTATCAGGAGCATATAACGGTATAAGCGGAATTCCGGTAAATTGGCAAGTCTTGCTCTTGCAAAGGAATTCTCCAGCGTGGGGATTAACTAGCTTTTCCCAAATGTTAGAATTGACCGATGCATTTGTGGCGGTGTGGTCAGGAGTGTATGATATTGACCTAAATCCCAGAGAGTTAACACAGGGATGTGAGGAGGTTTTGCTTTCAGTTTACGCAGCTCCCCGCGTTATTCGATCGCGTTAG